A window of the Eleutherodactylus coqui strain aEleCoq1 chromosome 8, aEleCoq1.hap1, whole genome shotgun sequence genome harbors these coding sequences:
- the LOC136578048 gene encoding olfactory receptor-like protein OLF3, translating to MIWKNETILREFILLGLSSDPKTQVALFIIFTSAYTIILIGNFLIIVLVLTDANLHTPMYFFLFNLSFLDLCFSTSTIPRMLKDLLSVNKVISYVECAAQMYISQSLGASECVLLTIMAYDRYVAICYPLRYTTIISGMACIRLAVGIWMSGFLLSASLVTLTLKVDLCGHNKINHFVCELLEILSLGCKNIILVELFIFIAGLIFLMIPVTFIVTSYFNIIVNILKIASSSGRRKAFSTCSSHMMVVVIAYGSAMAAYMKPRSSSLPGTDKVIAVFYAIVTPMLNPMIYTLRNNDVKAAFLKLIKKIKVF from the coding sequence atgatttggaAAAATGAGACCATACTCAGAGAATTTATTCTTCTTGGACTTTCCAGTGACCCAAAGACACAAGTTGCACTTTTCATTATCTTTACATCAGCGTATACAATTATTTTGATTGGAAACTTTCTCATCATTGTTCTAGTCCTGACAGATGCCAACCTTCACACTCCcatgtattttttcctttttaacctGTCTTTTCTGGATCTGTGTTTTTCTACTTCAACTATACCGAGAATGTTGAAGGATTTATTGTCAGTAAATAAAGTCATCTCTTATGTTGAATGTGCAGCACAAATGTATATTTCCCAGTCTTTAGGAGCATCTGAATGTGTTCTGCTTACTATTATGGCCTATGATCGTTATGTGGCTATATGCTATCCACTGCGTTACACCACCATTATCAGTGGAATGGCCTGTATTAGACTGGCAGTCGGTATATGGATGAGTGGATTCCTTCTATCTGCTTCCCTTGTAACTCTTACACTTAAGGTTGACCTATGCGGACACAACAAAATAAATCACTTTGTATGTGAATTGCTAGAAATATTGTCATTGGGGTGTAAAAACATTATTCTTGTTGAattattcatttttattgccgGTTTAATTTTTCTCATGATTCCTGTAACCTTTATTGTGACATCTTATTTTAATATCATTGTAAATATCTTAAAAATTGCATCATCATCCGGGCGGAGGAAGGCTTTTTCCACATGTAGCTCTCATATGATGGTTGTGGTAATCGCTTATGGATCAGCAATGGCTGCCTACATGAAACCTAGATCGAGTTCTCTACCTGGCACTGATAAAGTGATTGCTGTATTTTATGCAATTGTCACACCAATGTTAAATCCCATGATTTATACCCTGAGAAACAATGATGTGAAAGCTGCATTTCTAaaactgattaaaaaaataaaagttttctaA